In Zingiber officinale cultivar Zhangliang chromosome 1A, Zo_v1.1, whole genome shotgun sequence, a genomic segment contains:
- the LOC122000581 gene encoding uncharacterized protein At4g06744-like: MAEDRWRSRHLLRVLLLFFLCSSLAPCFASNGNRETIEIEIGIGRSSCPPRPRPSPPPPPPPPPPPPPPLPCPSRPRSSPPPPPPPPPPPPPPPPPPPPPPPPPPPPPPPPPPPPPPPPPPPPPPPPPPPPPPPPPPPPPPPPPPPPPPPPPPPPPPPPPPPPPREPQPCDFVNDLQYRAYLVIQQFRRTITCDPKNITGTWVGTRICSDGKGHGYSGFYCEGPPDKRNMPTVASVDFNGYHLAAPTVRGFIDDLPDLAIFHANSNRFGGTVPDLSRLPFFYELDLSNNVQTGCFPSFVLPLVNLSFLDLRYNNYSGQVPCAVFNIQTQVLFLNNNKFNGQIPANLGKTPANYITFAFNYFTGPIPRSIGQASNTLLEILFLGNQLCGCLPYEIGLLKKATVFDAGSNHLSGPIPLSFGCLKKVEQLNLAGNFLSGEVPDAVCQLANSMHGLLVNLSLSDNYFTSVGKCCVDLIKRNVLHVEKNCIAGLPGQRPAAECERFLKQPKPVCPGAQYVPCRLPAKEDAWAVADGEADRAPVASGYATYKALHPPERRKP; this comes from the exons ATGGCGGAGGATCGCTGGAGGAGTCGCCATTTGCTCCGAGTACTATTACTCTTCTTCCTCTGCTCGTCTCTGGCCCCCTGTTTTGCCAGTAATGGTAACAGAGAAACCATCGAGATCGAGATCGGGATCGGTCGCTCGTCCTGTCCACCGCGACCTCGACCATCACCTCCACCGCCACCGCCAccgccacctccacctccacctccattGCCCTGTCCATCGCGACCTCGATCATCACCTCCAccgccacctccacctccaccaccgccacctccacctccacctccgccCCCACCTCCACCACCACCGCCACCTCCACCCCCACCTCCACCACCACCGccccctccacctccacctccacctccaccaccaccgCCCCCTCCACCACCAccgccacctccacctccacctccacctccaccaccaccgCCCCCTCCACCACCACCGccgcctccacctccacctccacctccaccaccaccaccaccacctcgCGAGCCGCAACCGTGCGACTTCGTGAACGATCTCCAGTACCGAGCTTATTTGGTCATCCAACAATTCAGGAGAACCATCACCTGCGATCCCAAGAACATCACCGGAACCTGGGTCGGAACCCGGATCTGCTCCGACGGCAAAGGCCATGG ATATTCCGGTTTCTACTGCGAAGGGCCGCCGGATAAAAGGAATATGCCGACGGTGGCCTCCGTCGACTTCAATGGGTATCACCTGGCGGCGCCGACGGTGCGCGGCTTCATCGACGATCTCCCTGATCTCGCCATTTTCCACGCTAATTCCAACCGCTTCGGCGGCACAGTGCCGGATCTCTCCCGCCTTCCCTTCTTCTATGAGCTCGACCTCAGCAACAACGTCCAAACCGGCTGCTTTCCCTCCTTCGTCCTCCCCCTAGTCAACCTCTCCTTCCTCGACCTCCGGTATAACAACTACTCCGGTCAGGTTCCCTGCGCCGTTTTCAACATCCAGACGCAGGTGCTTTTCCTCAACAACAACAAGTTCAACGGCCAAATCCCGGCCAACCTCGGGAAGACTCCCGCGAATTACATCACCTTCGCGTTCAACTACTTCACCGGGCCGATCCCTCGGTCGATCGGGCAAGCATCCAATACTCTGCTCGAGATCCTGTTCCTCGGCAATCAGCTCTGCGGCTGCCTGCCGTACGAGATAGGGCTGTTGAAGAAGGCAACGGTGTTCGACGCCGGGAGCAACCATCTCTCCGGCCCGATCCCGCTCTCGTTCGGGTGTCTGAAGAAGGTGGAGCAGCTCAACCTCGCCGGAAACTTTCTCTCCGGCGAGGTGCCTGATGCCGTCTGCCAACTGGCGAATTCCATGCACGGCCTCCTGGTGAACCTCTCGCTCTCCGACAACTACTTCACGTCGGTGGGGAAGTGCTGCGTCGATCTGATCAAACGTAATGTGTTGCACGTGGAGAAGAACTGCATTGCGGGATTGCCGGGACAGCGGCCGGCAGCAGAATGCGAGCGTTTCTTGAAGCAGCCGAAGCCCGTGTGTCCCGGAGCGCAATACGTCCCCTGCCGGCTCCCGGCGAAGGAGGACGCTTGGGCGGTGGCAGACGGGGAGGCGGATAGGGCGCCAGTGGCGTCCGGGTACGCGACTTACAAAGCGCTGCATCCGCCGGAGAGGAGGAAGCCGTAG